From a region of the Triticum aestivum cultivar Chinese Spring chromosome 7D, IWGSC CS RefSeq v2.1, whole genome shotgun sequence genome:
- the LOC123167624 gene encoding protein SHI RELATED SEQUENCE 1 — MAGFPLGGGGHHSRGGRDDDGSHPPGINPSSSSSAAAFLYATTPSRGGFQLWQGQPQPQHEQQQHPFYGGASSSIIRFADDPAASGSSSRGGGRGSGAGAGAGTISCQDCGNQAKKDCPHMRCRTCCKSRGFDCATHVKSTWVPAARRRERHHQQPQGQASAEPFKRPREGGQPSATTPTTTSSGEHQQQMMAADRFPREVSSEAVFRCVRLGPVDEAEAEVAYQTTVSIGGHVFKGILHDVGPDTSITGGTRTAHHAAEGSSPSTAAAGGAEGGSGSTGAAAVSSSAVVMDPYPTPGPYGAYGGAPFFHGHHPR; from the exons ATGGCGGGATTCCCTCTAGGCGGAGGAGGCCACCACAGCCGCGGCGGACGCGACGACGACGGCAGCCACCCTCCCGGCATCAacccctcctcgtcttcctccgcgGCCGCCTTCCTCTACGCCACCACCCCATCGCGCGGCGGGTTCCAGCTATGGCAggggcagccgcagccgcagcacgAGCAGCAGCAGCACCCGTTCTACGGCGGCGCCTCCTCCAGCATCATCCGCTTCGCCGATGACCCGGCCGCCTCCGGGTCTTCCTCGCGGGGCGGAGGGAGAGGGTCTGGCGCAGGCGCTGGCGCGGGCACAATCAGCTGCCAGGACTGCGGCAACCAGGCCAAGAAGGACTGCCCCCACATGCGCTGCCGCACCTGCTGCAAGAGCCGCGGCTTCGACTGCGCCACCCACGTCAAGTCCACGTGGgtccctgccgcccgccgccgcgagcGACATCACCAGCAGCCGCAGGGGCAGGCCTCCGCCGAGCCGTTCAAGCGCCCTCGCGAAGGCGGCCAGCCCTCCGCCACCACTCCTACCACTACTTCTTCAG GGGAGCACCAGCAGCAGATGATGGCGGCCGACAGGTTCCCGCGGGAGGTGAGCTCAGAGGCAGTGTTCCGCTGTGTGCGGCTGGGCCCGGTCGACGAAGCCGAGGCCGAGGTGGCGTACCAGACCACCGTCAGCATCGGTGGCCACGTCTTCAAGGGCATCCTGCACGACGTAGGCCCAGACACCTCCATCACCGGCGGGACCCGCACCGCCCACCACGCCGCCGAAGGTTCCTCCCCGAGCACGGCAGCTGCTGGCGGCGCCGAAGGAGGCAGCGGATCTACGGGTGCCGCCGCAGTGTCGTCATCGGCTGTGGTGATGGACCCGTATCCCACGCCCGGCCCGTACGGTGCTTACGGCGGCGCGCCATTCTTCCACGGCCACCACCCGAGGTGA